In the genome of Dehalococcoidia bacterium, the window GGCGGCTGACGATGCGGACGATGAAGCAACGCTCATGGCCGATCCTCCGAGATGCCGCGAGCGCCGGCCCGGACGGCGAACGTGGCTGAAGCTGTGCTACACTCTACTTGACGGAAATGGAATCACTGTTCCGTTTAATTGGAATACGAGTTCCGCTTCCTTGTCAACCCGTACTTTTGCTCTATACTGAAACCGGTCCATCGGCCGTTGATCGCATCCCGCCCCTCTCCGAAGCAGATCGGTGGGGCACGTTCCGTGGATGGCGCGCGGCGCGGCCGGCGGCATCGCGGAGGCTGTTGGTTCATGACCATCGACCAGTCGCCGACCCGTGCGGACGCCCGCGCCAACCGCGCCCGCCTGCTGGCGGCGGCGCACGAGGTGCTGCGCGAGCGCGGCCCCGACGCCGAGATGAAGGAGATCGCGGAACGCGCCGGCGTGGGTGTGGGCACGATCTACCGCAACTTTCCCACGAAGGACGACCTGATCGTCGCGATCGTGACCGAGATGGTCGATCAGATCCGCGACAACATCGACAGCGCTTCGGCGCTTGACGACCCGATCGAGGCGATCCAAGCGCTGCTGCGGCGCGGTTTCCAACTGCACGAGCACTTCGGCGACATGGCCGCGGTGCTGGGCGGGCACATGCCGCCGGCCTGCATCCCTTTGTTCATGGAGCTGAACCCGGTGGCGCGCATCGCACCACTGGTGCGGCGCGGGATCGCGGCCGGCATCTTCCGCGCCGATCTGGACGTGGAGCTGACGGCAGACTTCCTGGCGTCGTCGTTCAAGCCGTCGTTCTTCGTGCGCCGCAGCCCGGACGAGCGCGCCCGTGCCTACGCCGGCCTCTTCCTGCGCGGCATGCTTGCGCACCCCGAAGCCGGCCCCGCCTGAGCCTCGCATCCGCCGCAGCGCCGAGCCGCACGAACCGTACTCGCGGGGCGGGGGTCGGCGCTCCCGATGCCGGATCACCCGTCGCCCGTACGCGGCGGTCGGGTCGCCACGAAGGCGTGGCAGACGCGAATCGATGGGGGCGAGGACCTGCCTTCAGTCCACCATGCGCAGGCGGCAGGACGCCGGATCGACGGCGACGAGCAGCGGCCGCGTCATGCTGCCGAGCGAGACGATCGCCTGGCCGGGCGCCAGCGAGGGCAGCCGTTGCCAGAGCGAGTCGTCGATACCGCCCACTTGCCGGCGCAACTGGCCGACCACGTTCACATCGGTAATCTTATGCAAGATCAAGTTGTTCAGCAGGCCGCGGACTGGGTTGAGCGCGCGCCTCGGCACATCCGCTTTGTGGCCCACATGCCTTGGCGCCACTCTGACGGCCTGGAAGTGACCGAATCCGCTTGATGGCGCTCCCTCAGCCAACCCGGACCGCGCTGCTCTCGCGCTCGATCGACGAGCCGGCCCCAGGCCGCTCAACCGCCCCCGTAGCACACCGCCGCGTCGGCTTGGTCGCCTACCTGTGGCGAGGCGCTACGATGCCCGCGAACCGGCCGCCGCTGCCGCGGATGGCAAAAAAGAGGTCGCCTGGCGGGGCACGGCGCCCAGCATCGCATCTCAGCGCGCAGAGGTCGAAGCGCTAGCTCTGCCGCCACCACCGCGTCCGCTTCGTGGATCACCTGCCGCGGCCTGCCGCCGTGCTCCGGGCTCCATTTCGCGGCCCCACGCGTGGCGACGGAACGAGCTGCCCGCGACGCGGGCATCGCTTGTCGCCAGAACCGCCGTGATGCGGCTGCGGCCGTCGGCGATGATGCAGATCATCCCGCCCCACCGAGGCGCCTACAACCGCTTCCTAGCGCGTCGCTATCGTGCCCTACGCCAGCCTGCTCGACGGCATCGCCCACTTGATGGCCGACTCGACATCTCCCCGGCCCGCCGGCCACATCGTTCGGCTGCGCCGAAGGATCGGCGGTGCCTGTGAGGTCTTCCAACGGCACCGCCTATGCCTCAAGCGCAAGCACTGTAGCAGCGAGCGCGTCTATCTCGCGAAGCTCACCCACTATACTCCCCATCCCGTCGGTTCTGGCCCCTCTCTGCCAACCTAAGGTGAGACAATCGAAGTCTCGAAATTAGTGTAGGGCGGGGAGAGAAACGCCTGATGGTTGCCGAACCAATCCCCGCAGACCGTTCCCCCCTTCAAGGCCGTCCCCCGATGGCGGCAGTTCCC includes:
- a CDS encoding TetR/AcrR family transcriptional regulator, giving the protein MTIDQSPTRADARANRARLLAAAHEVLRERGPDAEMKEIAERAGVGVGTIYRNFPTKDDLIVAIVTEMVDQIRDNIDSASALDDPIEAIQALLRRGFQLHEHFGDMAAVLGGHMPPACIPLFMELNPVARIAPLVRRGIAAGIFRADLDVELTADFLASSFKPSFFVRRSPDERARAYAGLFLRGMLAHPEAGPA